A genome region from Nocardia sp. NBC_00565 includes the following:
- the gcl gene encoding glyoxylate carboligase has translation MARMRTADAAVLILEKEGATQAFGLPGAAINPFYSAMRAHGGIKHVLARHVEAASHMAEGYTRAAAGNIGVCIGTSGPAGTDMITGLYSASADSIPILCITGQAPVAKLHKEDFQAVDIASIAGPVAKWAVTVLEPAQVPGTFQKAFWLMREGRPGPVLIDLPIDVQLAEIEFDIETYEPLQVHRPAATRAQAVKAIDMLNAAHRPLIVAGGGIVNADAAALLVEFAELTGVPVVPTLMGWGTIPDDHALHAGMVGLQTSHRYGNATLLESDFVLGIGNRWANRHTGGVDTYTKDRTFVHVDIEPTQIGRVFAPDFGITSDAGAALRVFVEVARELDAAGQLPDRGVWAEQCRNRKQVGLRKTHFDDMPIKPQRVYEEMNKAFGPDVRYVSTIGLSQIQAAQLLHVYRPRHWINAGQAGPLGWTVPAAIGVATADPDSTVVALSGDYDFQFLIEELAVGAQFNIPYIHVVVNNSYLGLIRQAQRAFDMDYYVQLAFDNINSPELAGYGVDHVKVAEGLGCKAIRVFDPAWIGAALDEAKKLVAEFRVPVVVEVILERVTNVSMGLEIDNIVEFEELAQSGADVPTATAQLD, from the coding sequence GGTTTGCCGGGTGCCGCGATCAACCCGTTCTACAGCGCGATGCGCGCACACGGCGGGATCAAGCACGTACTGGCGCGGCACGTCGAGGCCGCGTCGCATATGGCCGAGGGTTACACCCGGGCCGCCGCGGGCAATATCGGCGTCTGCATCGGCACCTCGGGGCCCGCGGGCACTGACATGATCACCGGCCTGTATTCGGCCAGTGCGGACTCGATTCCGATCCTGTGCATCACCGGCCAGGCACCGGTGGCGAAGCTGCACAAGGAGGACTTCCAGGCCGTCGATATCGCCTCGATCGCCGGACCGGTCGCCAAGTGGGCGGTCACCGTGCTCGAGCCCGCGCAGGTGCCGGGCACCTTCCAGAAGGCGTTCTGGCTCATGCGCGAAGGCCGTCCCGGACCGGTCCTGATCGATCTGCCGATCGATGTGCAGCTCGCCGAAATCGAGTTCGATATCGAAACCTACGAGCCGCTGCAGGTGCATCGGCCCGCCGCGACGCGGGCGCAGGCGGTCAAGGCCATCGATATGCTGAACGCCGCGCACCGTCCGCTGATCGTGGCGGGCGGTGGCATCGTGAATGCCGATGCCGCCGCGCTGCTGGTCGAATTCGCCGAACTGACCGGTGTTCCGGTGGTGCCGACCCTGATGGGCTGGGGCACGATTCCCGACGACCACGCACTGCACGCGGGCATGGTCGGGCTGCAGACCTCGCATCGCTACGGCAATGCCACGCTGCTGGAATCCGATTTCGTGCTCGGTATCGGAAACCGTTGGGCCAACCGGCATACCGGCGGTGTCGACACCTACACCAAGGACCGTACGTTCGTGCACGTCGATATCGAGCCGACCCAGATCGGCCGGGTTTTCGCGCCGGACTTCGGCATCACCTCCGATGCGGGCGCCGCGCTGCGGGTCTTCGTCGAGGTCGCCCGCGAACTCGACGCGGCCGGGCAGCTGCCCGATCGCGGTGTCTGGGCCGAGCAGTGCCGGAACCGGAAACAGGTGGGGCTGCGCAAGACGCACTTCGACGATATGCCGATCAAGCCGCAGCGTGTGTACGAGGAAATGAACAAGGCGTTCGGACCCGACGTGCGTTACGTCAGCACCATCGGCCTGTCGCAGATCCAGGCGGCGCAGCTGCTGCACGTCTACCGGCCGCGGCACTGGATCAACGCGGGCCAGGCCGGGCCGCTCGGCTGGACAGTGCCCGCCGCCATCGGTGTCGCCACCGCCGATCCCGATTCGACCGTGGTGGCGCTCTCGGGCGACTACGACTTCCAGTTCCTCATCGAGGAATTGGCGGTCGGCGCGCAGTTCAACATCCCTTACATCCATGTCGTGGTGAACAACTCGTACCTCGGTCTGATCCGGCAGGCGCAGCGGGCCTTCGATATGGACTACTACGTACAGCTCGCCTTCGACAACATCAACAGCCCGGAACTCGCCGGCTACGGTGTGGACCACGTCAAGGTCGCGGAAGGGTTGGGCTGCAAGGCGATTCGGGTCTTCGATCCGGCCTGGATCGGCGCGGCGCTGGACGAGGCGAAGAAACTGGTGGCCGAATTCCGGGTGCCGGTGGTCGTCGAGGTCATTCTCGAACGGGTGACGAATGTGTCGATGGGTCTCGAGATCGACAATATCGTCGAATTCGAGGAGCTGGCGCAGTCCGGCGCCGACGTCCCGACCGCGACCGCACAGCTGGACTGA
- a CDS encoding glycerate kinase has translation MTRVLIASDKFKGSLSAAEVGAAVRLGIQRVRPSAEVSVVPIADGGDGTVDAALAAGFEAVLVTAPGPTGQPMCTAYARRDDIAVVELADVSGLVRLPGGKFAPMTATSRGAGAVIAAAIEAGCRRVVLGIGGSAGTDGGAGLLRALGARLLDADGVEIGDGGAELARLDAIDLAAVREQLAGVEITVACDVDNPLTGPRGAAAVYGPQKGADGDQVAALDAALTHWADCVAEATGTDLRERAGAGAAGGVGFAAVAVLGARLRPGIELVLELVGFAERVVSADLVVTGEGMLDEQTLYGKAPAGVAVAAGASGVPVVAVCGQNALSANQLRAAGFSAVYSLAEIEPDLARCFAAGGLLLERLGARIAAAHLPPEVAAGQRSRGCVAGQQPAAEQLSSANAAEALPTAAEQPERSAAGDIIAAAARNGARTFDGKFR, from the coding sequence ATGACACGAGTCCTGATCGCGTCCGACAAGTTCAAGGGGTCGTTGAGCGCCGCGGAAGTCGGTGCCGCTGTCCGCCTCGGCATCCAACGGGTCCGGCCGAGTGCCGAGGTCTCGGTGGTGCCGATCGCGGACGGCGGGGACGGCACCGTCGACGCCGCTCTGGCCGCCGGATTCGAGGCGGTCCTGGTGACCGCGCCCGGACCCACCGGCCAACCAATGTGCACGGCCTATGCCCGCCGCGACGATATCGCCGTCGTGGAGTTGGCGGATGTATCCGGACTCGTGCGCCTGCCCGGCGGAAAGTTCGCCCCGATGACGGCGACCAGCCGGGGCGCCGGCGCGGTGATCGCCGCGGCGATCGAGGCCGGATGCCGCCGGGTGGTGCTCGGCATCGGCGGCAGCGCGGGGACCGACGGCGGTGCCGGGCTGCTGCGGGCACTCGGTGCGCGGCTGCTCGATGCCGATGGCGTCGAAATCGGTGACGGCGGTGCCGAATTGGCTCGCTTGGACGCGATCGACCTCGCGGCGGTGCGGGAACAGCTGGCCGGGGTCGAGATCACCGTGGCCTGCGACGTCGACAATCCGCTCACCGGACCGCGCGGTGCGGCCGCTGTCTATGGACCGCAGAAAGGTGCCGACGGTGATCAAGTGGCGGCGCTCGACGCCGCGCTCACCCACTGGGCCGACTGTGTCGCCGAGGCCACCGGCACCGATCTGCGCGAGCGCGCGGGTGCCGGTGCCGCGGGCGGGGTAGGGTTCGCCGCCGTCGCGGTGCTCGGTGCGCGGCTGCGTCCTGGGATCGAATTGGTGCTGGAGCTGGTCGGTTTCGCCGAACGGGTCGTCAGTGCGGACCTAGTGGTGACCGGGGAGGGCATGCTGGACGAGCAGACCCTGTACGGCAAGGCTCCCGCTGGTGTCGCTGTCGCCGCCGGGGCGTCGGGTGTACCGGTGGTCGCGGTGTGTGGACAAAACGCTCTGTCCGCCAATCAGTTACGTGCGGCAGGATTCTCCGCTGTGTACTCCCTGGCGGAGATCGAGCCCGATCTGGCGCGGTGTTTCGCCGCGGGGGGATTGTTGCTCGAGCGGCTGGGAGCGCGCATCGCCGCGGCGCATCTGCCGCCAGAGGTCGCGGCCGGGCAGCGATCCCGTGGCTGCGTTGCCGGGCAGCAGCCAGCGGCAGAACAGCTGTCTTCGGCAAACGCAGCTGAGGCGCTGCCCACGGCGGCGGAGCAACCGGAGCGCTCCGCGGCCGGGGACATCATCGCGGCAGCCGCCCGCAACGGCGCGCGGACATTCGACGGCAAATTTCGATGA
- the allB gene encoding allantoinase AllB: protein MRKNSEIQTISPVPAHLDLVIRAERMIGTAGETSGSIGVRAGRIVAIEPLDSTLTATAVVELGADEVLLPGVVDAHVHVNDPGRTEWEGFPSATKAAAAGGVTTIIDMPLNSIPPTCDLAALEVKRKTAQDRVYVDVGFWGGAIPGNVADLRQLQDAGVFGFKCFLLHSGVDEFPALDAAELEQAMREIRSFGGLLIVHAEDAHTIERAPIPQGDKYSGFLRSRPRGAENLAVARVIELARWTGCRVHILHVSSSDVLPMIASARRDGVQITAETCPHYLSFSSEEIPDGATQFKCCPPIRESGNRELLWAGLREGTIDMVVSDHSPSTADLKCFDTGDFARAWGGISSLQLGLSAVWTEARLHGFTLVDVARWMSLAPARHAGLRHKGAIEVGYDADFCVFAPDDAFVVDAHRLHHKNAVTPYAARPLAGAVRGTWLRGNRIDIDNEPQGRLLARGEV from the coding sequence ATGCGGAAGAACTCGGAGATTCAGACGATTTCGCCGGTCCCCGCGCACCTGGACCTGGTGATCCGCGCGGAGCGGATGATCGGGACGGCGGGGGAGACCAGCGGCTCGATCGGCGTGCGCGCTGGTCGGATCGTGGCGATCGAGCCGCTGGACTCCACCCTGACCGCGACGGCGGTCGTCGAATTGGGCGCGGACGAGGTCCTGCTACCCGGTGTGGTGGACGCGCACGTGCACGTCAACGATCCCGGCCGCACCGAGTGGGAGGGCTTCCCCAGCGCGACGAAGGCGGCCGCGGCGGGCGGTGTCACCACCATTATCGATATGCCGCTCAACAGCATTCCGCCGACCTGCGATCTCGCGGCACTCGAGGTGAAGCGCAAGACCGCGCAGGATCGGGTGTACGTCGACGTCGGGTTCTGGGGCGGCGCGATTCCGGGGAATGTGGCCGACCTGCGACAGCTGCAGGACGCCGGTGTCTTCGGCTTCAAATGCTTCCTGCTGCACTCCGGCGTCGACGAATTCCCGGCGCTCGATGCCGCCGAACTCGAGCAGGCGATGCGCGAGATCCGCTCGTTCGGCGGACTGCTCATCGTGCATGCCGAGGATGCGCACACGATCGAGCGCGCACCGATTCCGCAGGGGGACAAGTACTCCGGCTTCCTGCGTTCGCGGCCGCGCGGTGCGGAGAACCTCGCCGTCGCCCGGGTGATCGAGCTGGCCCGCTGGACCGGCTGCCGCGTGCACATCCTGCACGTATCGAGTTCGGATGTGCTGCCGATGATTGCCTCGGCCCGCCGGGACGGCGTCCAGATCACCGCCGAGACCTGTCCGCACTATCTGTCCTTCTCGTCGGAGGAAATCCCGGACGGCGCAACGCAATTCAAATGTTGTCCGCCGATCCGCGAGAGCGGCAACCGCGAGCTGCTCTGGGCAGGGCTGCGCGAGGGCACCATCGATATGGTGGTCTCGGACCACTCGCCCTCGACCGCCGATCTGAAATGCTTCGACACCGGCGACTTCGCCCGGGCATGGGGTGGGATTTCCTCATTGCAGCTGGGTCTTTCGGCCGTGTGGACCGAGGCGCGGCTGCATGGATTCACCCTGGTCGACGTCGCCCGATGGATGAGCCTGGCACCCGCGCGGCATGCCGGTCTGCGCCACAAGGGTGCGATCGAGGTCGGCTACGACGCGGACTTCTGCGTCTTCGCACCCGATGACGCCTTCGTCGTCGACGCCCATCGCCTGCACCACAAGAACGCCGTCACCCCGTACGCGGCCCGCCCACTGGCGGGTGCGGTTCGCGGTACCTGGTTGCGCGGCAACCGCATTGATATCGACAACGAGCCGCAGGGGCGGCTCCTGGCCCGAGGAGAAGTATGA
- the alc gene encoding allantoicase: MTDRSAPVFARLPDLASRALAGSVVYANDELFAERENLIRPGRAVFSTEDFGHKGKTYDGWETRRRRETGNDYAVIRLGVPGRVHGVVIDTAWFIGNYPPFASVEATSVEGQLSPAELQQAEWVTLVEKSDIEGNTDNFFEVTDERRFTHVRLSIYPDGGAARFRVHGTPLPDPRFLTGTVDLAALEYGGDVVDCSNMFFSAPTNILLPGRSRQMDEGWEGARRRDSGNDHVTVRLGARGAIRRVEIDTSHYVGNAPGWAVLRGADATAGADLDDPSSWTELLPRTRLQPDARHFFRIGAGESVTHVRLDVYPDGGVARLRVHGEIDPATLVADTVAWLDALPEPHALQVLTTDGGLSRDEARKLLAERPFASPDVVPSAVIDALLAL; this comes from the coding sequence ATGACCGATCGATCCGCCCCCGTCTTCGCCCGACTGCCCGACCTGGCCTCGCGCGCGCTCGCGGGCAGTGTGGTCTACGCCAACGATGAACTGTTCGCCGAGCGGGAGAACCTGATCCGGCCCGGCCGTGCGGTATTCAGCACCGAGGACTTCGGCCACAAGGGCAAGACCTACGACGGCTGGGAGACTCGCCGCCGCCGCGAGACCGGCAACGATTACGCGGTGATCCGGCTCGGCGTGCCCGGTCGGGTGCACGGCGTCGTCATCGATACCGCCTGGTTCATCGGCAACTACCCGCCCTTCGCCTCGGTCGAGGCGACCAGTGTCGAGGGCCAGCTCTCGCCCGCTGAACTCCAGCAGGCCGAATGGGTGACCCTGGTGGAGAAGTCGGATATCGAGGGCAATACCGACAATTTCTTCGAGGTGACCGACGAACGCCGCTTCACCCACGTCCGGCTCTCGATCTACCCGGACGGCGGCGCCGCCCGCTTCCGGGTGCACGGCACCCCGCTGCCGGATCCCCGCTTCCTCACCGGCACAGTCGATCTCGCCGCATTGGAGTACGGCGGCGATGTCGTCGACTGCTCGAACATGTTCTTCTCCGCCCCGACCAATATTCTGTTGCCCGGCCGGTCGCGGCAGATGGACGAGGGCTGGGAGGGCGCGCGGCGCCGTGACTCGGGCAACGATCACGTCACCGTCCGGCTCGGCGCACGCGGTGCGATCCGGCGCGTCGAGATCGACACCTCGCATTACGTTGGCAACGCACCGGGTTGGGCGGTGCTGCGTGGCGCGGACGCCACCGCGGGCGCGGATCTCGACGATCCGTCGTCGTGGACCGAACTGCTGCCGCGGACCCGCCTGCAGCCCGACGCGCGCCACTTCTTCCGCATCGGCGCGGGCGAGTCGGTCACCCACGTCCGTCTCGACGTATACCCGGACGGCGGCGTGGCTAGGCTCCGCGTACACGGCGAGATCGACCCGGCCACCTTGGTCGCCGACACCGTAGCCTGGCTGGACGCCCTCCCCGAACCACACGCCCTTCAGGTGCTGACCACCGACGGCGGGCTGTCCCGTGACGAGGCCCGGAAACTGCTCGCGGAACGCCCCTTTGCGAGTCCGGATGTGGTGCCGTCGGCGGTAATCGACGCGCTGCTCGCGTTGTAG
- a CDS encoding DMT family transporter: protein MMGDDGSTDRQAIVAAAVTVVLWASAFVFIRAAGHDFSPGALALGRLLAASVTLVVVLVIRREGLPTRAAWPGIIVSGVLWFGVYMVALNWGERNVDAGTAAMVVGIGPLLIAVLGGLVLREGFPARLMAGMAVSFAGTIVVGISTSDGGGAAVLGVVLCLIAAIVWAASTIAQKPALASASALQVTTFGSVIGTVACLPFSWQLITEAADAPLSSTLSLVYLGVFPTALAFTTWAYALARTTAGKMGVTTYAVPALVVLMSWIALDEVPGTLTILGGVLCLAGVAITRSRPRAAIPVDPEAAEATP from the coding sequence ATGATGGGCGACGATGGTTCGACTGATCGGCAAGCCATTGTCGCGGCGGCCGTGACGGTGGTGCTGTGGGCTTCGGCCTTCGTCTTCATTCGCGCTGCCGGACACGACTTTTCGCCGGGCGCACTCGCGCTGGGGCGGTTGCTGGCGGCCTCGGTCACCCTTGTCGTGGTGCTGGTCATCCGACGGGAGGGGCTCCCGACCCGCGCCGCATGGCCGGGCATCATCGTCTCCGGTGTGCTGTGGTTCGGCGTCTACATGGTGGCGCTGAACTGGGGCGAGCGGAATGTGGACGCGGGTACCGCGGCGATGGTGGTCGGCATCGGACCGTTGTTGATCGCGGTGCTCGGCGGATTGGTGCTGCGGGAAGGTTTCCCGGCCCGGCTGATGGCGGGGATGGCGGTGTCGTTCGCGGGCACGATCGTGGTCGGAATCTCGACATCCGACGGTGGCGGCGCCGCGGTGCTCGGTGTCGTGCTGTGCCTGATCGCCGCGATCGTCTGGGCCGCGTCGACCATCGCGCAGAAACCCGCGCTCGCGAGCGCATCCGCACTACAGGTGACCACCTTCGGATCCGTGATCGGCACGGTCGCCTGCCTGCCGTTCTCCTGGCAACTGATCACCGAGGCCGCCGACGCACCGCTGTCCTCGACATTGAGCCTGGTGTACCTGGGCGTCTTCCCGACGGCTCTGGCCTTCACCACCTGGGCCTACGCCCTGGCCCGCACCACGGCCGGAAAGATGGGCGTGACCACCTACGCCGTCCCGGCGCTGGTGGTGTTGATGTCGTGGATCGCCCTCGACGAGGTCCCGGGCACACTGACCATCCTCGGCGGCGTGCTGTGCCTGGCCGGTGTGGCGATTACGCGATCCCGGCCGCGAGCCGCCATCCCCGTCGATCCCGAAGCCGCTGAAGCTACCCCGTAA
- a CDS encoding TIGR03086 family metal-binding protein encodes MDTFDTVDLLEHALTQMGEVIAGIRPEQAALPTPCTGWDVHALVRHVIGQSLRNFLVSARGEMADWAAPPEELGPDWAVQFRAAAAPVLDTWRSADLDRLVPVPGGKEAPLRGRADQQLTELAMHAWDLVRATGQDRELDPDIAEHGLAWSHTMLRPEFRGPDRAFGLEVPVAPDAPAYDRLAGWFGRDPAWKSPGQGSCSR; translated from the coding sequence GTGGATACCTTCGACACCGTTGATCTGTTGGAACACGCGTTGACGCAGATGGGCGAGGTCATTGCGGGGATTCGGCCGGAGCAGGCGGCATTGCCGACGCCCTGCACCGGCTGGGATGTGCACGCGCTCGTGCGGCACGTCATCGGGCAGAGTCTGCGGAACTTTCTGGTCTCGGCGCGCGGCGAGATGGCCGATTGGGCGGCGCCGCCCGAGGAGCTCGGACCGGATTGGGCGGTGCAGTTCCGCGCCGCGGCCGCGCCGGTGTTGGATACTTGGCGGTCCGCCGACCTGGACCGGCTGGTCCCCGTGCCCGGCGGCAAGGAGGCTCCGCTGCGTGGCCGAGCCGATCAGCAGCTCACCGAATTAGCCATGCACGCTTGGGATCTCGTCCGCGCAACCGGCCAGGATCGGGAGTTGGATCCGGATATCGCCGAACACGGGCTCGCCTGGTCCCACACCATGCTGCGCCCCGAATTCCGCGGCCCCGACAGGGCGTTCGGCCTCGAAGTGCCGGTTGCCCCGGACGCACCCGCCTACGATCGGCTCGCCGGCTGGTTCGGCCGCGACCCGGCCTGGAAATCGCCCGGTCAGGGGAGCTGTAGTCGATGA